The proteins below come from a single Trachemys scripta elegans isolate TJP31775 chromosome 16, CAS_Tse_1.0, whole genome shotgun sequence genomic window:
- the RETN gene encoding resistin isoform X3: MPLARGTAPGGMKAAVFLLLALKVPACHTGAQCNIDNMVDLKVQAAVSSIVSSTLAKAKLLCQDVSARGALVSCPTGYKPMCCACGMGCGSWDIRTNSTCHCQCGNIDWTAARCCKIGLE, translated from the exons ATGCCACTTGCCC GTGGCACAGCACCCGGCGGGATGAAGGCTGCCGTGTTCCTGTTGCTAGCCCTCAAGGTGCCCGCATGCCACACGGGTGCTCAGTGCAACATTGACAACATGGTCGATCTGAAGGTGCAGGCAGCAGTTAGTTCCATCG TGTCCTCCACCCTGGCCAAAGCCAAGCTACTCTGCCAGGATGTCTCAGCCCGTGGGGCACTTGTCTCCTGCCCAACAG GGTACAAGCCCATGTGCTGCGCCTGCGGAATGGGCTGCGGCTCCTGGGACATTCGCACCAACTCCACCTGCCACTGCCAGTGCGGCAACATCGACTGGACGGCCGCGCGCTGCTGCAAGATAGGGCTGGAGTGA
- the RETN gene encoding resistin isoform X1, translating to MPLARGTAPGGMKAAVFLLLALKVPACHTGAQCNIDNMVDLKVQAAVSSIGNCPSDLEASPPEIWLPAGGIRGVLHPGQSQATLPGCLSPWGTCLLPNRVQAHVLRLRNGLRLLGHSHQLHLPLPVRQHRLDGRALLQDRAGVMPRPNLGHRRAPPGLLPLQPPRHGPWHRTMLCPLCPVQ from the exons ATGCCACTTGCCC GTGGCACAGCACCCGGCGGGATGAAGGCTGCCGTGTTCCTGTTGCTAGCCCTCAAGGTGCCCGCATGCCACACGGGTGCTCAGTGCAACATTGACAACATGGTCGATCTGAAGGTGCAGGCAGCAGTTAGTTCCATCGGTAACTGTCCGTCGGACCTGGAGGCGTCTCCCCCAGAGATATGGCTCCCAGCTGGGGGAATCAGGGG TGTCCTCCACCCTGGCCAAAGCCAAGCTACTCTGCCAGGATGTCTCAGCCCGTGGGGCACTTGTCTCCTGCCCAACAG GGTACAAGCCCATGTGCTGCGCCTGCGGAATGGGCTGCGGCTCCTGGGACATTCGCACCAACTCCACCTGCCACTGCCAGTGCGGCAACATCGACTGGACGGCCGCGCGCTGCTGCAAGATAGGGCTGGAGTGATGCCAAGACCCAACCTGGGGCACCGGAGAGCCCCACCTggcctgctgcccctgcagccccctcgCCATGGGCCCTGGCACAGAACCATGCTGTGCCCTTTGTGCCCAGTGCAATGA
- the RETN gene encoding resistin isoform X2, whose protein sequence is MKAAVFLLLALKVPACHTGAQCNIDNMVDLKVQAAVSSIGNCPSDLEASPPEIWLPAGGIRGVLHPGQSQATLPGCLSPWGTCLLPNRVQAHVLRLRNGLRLLGHSHQLHLPLPVRQHRLDGRALLQDRAGVMPRPNLGHRRAPPGLLPLQPPRHGPWHRTMLCPLCPVQ, encoded by the exons ATGAAGGCTGCCGTGTTCCTGTTGCTAGCCCTCAAGGTGCCCGCATGCCACACGGGTGCTCAGTGCAACATTGACAACATGGTCGATCTGAAGGTGCAGGCAGCAGTTAGTTCCATCGGTAACTGTCCGTCGGACCTGGAGGCGTCTCCCCCAGAGATATGGCTCCCAGCTGGGGGAATCAGGGG TGTCCTCCACCCTGGCCAAAGCCAAGCTACTCTGCCAGGATGTCTCAGCCCGTGGGGCACTTGTCTCCTGCCCAACAG GGTACAAGCCCATGTGCTGCGCCTGCGGAATGGGCTGCGGCTCCTGGGACATTCGCACCAACTCCACCTGCCACTGCCAGTGCGGCAACATCGACTGGACGGCCGCGCGCTGCTGCAAGATAGGGCTGGAGTGATGCCAAGACCCAACCTGGGGCACCGGAGAGCCCCACCTggcctgctgcccctgcagccccctcgCCATGGGCCCTGGCACAGAACCATGCTGTGCCCTTTGTGCCCAGTGCAATGA